The Candidatus Omnitrophota bacterium genomic sequence CGGAAAAAAGGATCTGCTTCGTGATGTGCTGCGGCATAAACTCTATTTGCTAACCAATAAGTAAGTACTTACTTCTCCCCCTGCCAGCGCTCCACATTCAAATCATAAATCTCGCCAAGGATTTTCGGCACATCATATTCTATGTGCCAGGCGGGATAGTGGCTCATAAACTTCGCGACGCTCGATATCCACCACATATGGTCGCCGACGCGGTTCGTATCGGAATAAGTCCACTTCATTTTCTTCGCGGTAATTTCTTCGCATATCTTGACAGCTTCCAACATGGAGCAGTTTGAGTATCTTGCCCCTCCCATATTGTAGACTTCTCCCGCGCGCGGCGCCTTAAAGAATTCATGAAAGGCGCGTATCAGGTCGTTGCTATGAATATTGTCCCGCACCTGTTTGCCTTTGTAGCCGAAGACGGTGTAGGGTTCGTCTTTTGCGGCGCACTTCATAAGATAGGCGAGAAAGCCGTGCAGCTGGGTGGGCGAATGGCGCGGCCCCGTAAGACAGCCGCCGCGAAAAGAGGCCGTATACATCCCGAAATAGCGGCCGTATTCCTGCACCAATATATCAGCGGCAACTTTTGACGCACCGAAGAGACTGTGCAGATTCTGGTCTATGGACATATCTTCTCGTATGCCTTCATGATAGGTGTGGCTCGGGTCTATTTCAAAACGATATTCCTTCTCAATCAATGGCAGGCGGTTCGGGGTATCGCCGTAAACTTTATTGGTAGAGGTAAAAATAAATACCGCCTTCGGGGCATGGAGGCGTGCCGCTTCCAGTATATTGAGCGTGCCATTGGCATTTACCGTAAAATCCGTTATCGGCTCGCGCGCGGCCCAGTCGTGCGACGGCTGCGCGGCAGTATGTATTATAAGTTTTATGTCGGAGGCGTACTTTTTGAATATCTTTTCTATTGCGGCGTAATCTCTTATGTCGGCGTCTACATGGCAGTATTTCTTGCCGAGCTCCTTTTCCAGATGTTCGCGCTGCCATTTGGTGGAGGCGTTGTCGCCGAAAAATGTGCGACGCATGTCGTTATCTATCCCGACCACATCAAAACCTAAGCGGACAAAAAACGCCGATGCCTCCGAGCCTATCAATCCGGCCGAACCTGTTATTATCGCGACACTCATATTTATCCTTCCGATTTCTAACCTGGTTAGATCTGTCAGGTTAGAGCAGGCTTATTTTTTACAATAATCATTTTTTTTAAACAACGCAAGCCACAATGCATAAAACATCACCTGCACGTAGCCCCATCCGACCTGAAAGAGCTTAAATTTAGATTTTCCCATCTGGGGGCTGCGGTTGATCCAGGCGACCGGCACCTCGCCTACCTCGTAGCCGAATATTATAGGCAAGATTCCCGTCTCGGCGTTCATCGAAAAACCGCCGCTTTTCCACGGCATCTTCCGCACGATGTCCGCCTTATAAAGTTTAAAATTGTTGGTGAGGTCTTTCTGCTTTATACCGAAAATGATCCGCACAATAGCGTGCCATCCGCGGTTCATAAGTTTCTTATCCCCGGGGTAGCCCACGAGCCGGCCGCCTTCTGTAAAGCGCGACCCTATGACTCCGTCGAGTGATTTCTTCTCCAGCTCATTTATCATCGCGCGTACATCTTTGACATTTTCCAGAAAATCGCTGTCCATGGAAAGGACGTATTCGGCCCTGGGACTTACATTACGAAAACCCGTCCTAATTGCGTACCCAACACCCGAAGGAGCCCCTTTTCTTACGAGTTTGACTTTGCCGCTATTTTTCGCCCGCGATCCTACGACAGCGGAAGTGTTGTCGGTGCTTGAGTCGTCAACGGCAACGATCTCCAGAAGCTCTTTATCATAATTGGCAAGAAGGGCATCTATCATCTCACCTATCACCGCTTCTTCGTTATGTGCGATTAAGACTATGGAGAGGTTCTCTTTCACTATGCCTTTCTTGTCGCAGGCAACATCAGAGTAGCCACGGCGCCCAGCCAGAAAAGAAGAGTAGTCCAAAAAAGTACGGAGATATTATTTAAGAAGCGCACCGCGATAGAATAACTCCCTATTATTAAGATAATAGCCAATATCCGCAAAACTGCTTTTTGGTCGGCGGGTGTTTCCGGCCGGCCGATATAGTTGAATACGGCGAAATATATTACAAAAAGCCAAGCCCATGTGTAATAAATGCAGTACTGCGGCAATAATAACGCCAAAATAAGGAAGATCGCATACTGCAGCCCCTGAAAAACGTCTTTTCTCCCCTTCCACGCGGCTAGAAGTGAGAAAAATACAATAAGCCCTGCGGAAATCCTGATTATAAAATGGAGCACCACGGGAGGCAAAAGATACGTAAACTGCCATGTTTTACCGAACGCGAAGAGCTTTCCTACTGCGCTCGGCAGCGACTGACTGCTTGCCCTGAGGTCAATATAACTCGCGTATGAAGTGGTCAGGGAAAATGGTTTCAGCGTCCGGACAAACCACTCCCTGAGAAGGAAATTATTGAATTCGAACCCGAAAAAGAGAGACGGAACTGCGA encodes the following:
- a CDS encoding glycosyltransferase, encoding MKENLSIVLIAHNEEAVIGEMIDALLANYDKELLEIVAVDDSSTDNTSAVVGSRAKNSGKVKLVRKGAPSGVGYAIRTGFRNVSPRAEYVLSMDSDFLENVKDVRAMINELEKKSLDGVIGSRFTEGGRLVGYPGDKKLMNRGWHAIVRIIFGIKQKDLTNNFKLYKADIVRKMPWKSGGFSMNAETGILPIIFGYEVGEVPVAWINRSPQMGKSKFKLFQVGWGYVQVMFYALWLALFKKNDYCKK
- a CDS encoding NAD-dependent epimerase/dehydratase family protein; the encoded protein is MSVAIITGSAGLIGSEASAFFVRLGFDVVGIDNDMRRTFFGDNASTKWQREHLEKELGKKYCHVDADIRDYAAIEKIFKKYASDIKLIIHTAAQPSHDWAAREPITDFTVNANGTLNILEAARLHAPKAVFIFTSTNKVYGDTPNRLPLIEKEYRFEIDPSHTYHEGIREDMSIDQNLHSLFGASKVAADILVQEYGRYFGMYTASFRGGCLTGPRHSPTQLHGFLAYLMKCAAKDEPYTVFGYKGKQVRDNIHSNDLIRAFHEFFKAPRAGEVYNMGGARYSNCSMLEAVKICEEITAKKMKWTYSDTNRVGDHMWWISSVAKFMSHYPAWHIEYDVPKILGEIYDLNVERWQGEK